Proteins encoded within one genomic window of Setaria italica strain Yugu1 chromosome IV, Setaria_italica_v2.0, whole genome shotgun sequence:
- the LOC101765400 gene encoding G patch domain-containing protein TGH homolog isoform X2 translates to MGADSDDEDLVIYGTPIEREEDTSARKRRAVAEAGQLRALPAWKQEVRDEEGRRRFHGAFTGGFSAGFYNTVGSKEGWTPQTFTSSRKNRAEVKKQSIHSFLDEEDIKDMGGSALETSQQYDTFGFTAAEYARKQASKEQKERPSAIPGPIPDELVAPTTNSIGVTLLLKMGWRQGRSIRDSHADSLYESRRNARKAFLALSGSKNDEDQDQSSGKPSLDQAVVGSTEEMRVSGNTPVYVLHPKQDLHGLGYDPFKHAPEFRDRKTLQKSRDRDHKRNDVSMRGSLLTSNSGHYAPGFGIGALEELDVEDEDIYASGFAYEQTEVDIEPSKTASDSNYKLDNRKRGFYLSFKIASNSEYKLERFLPPEIPDDFDARHKFPTPVQSAEKFYDSAPLEVPPPEDTSLTLLIEGCAAMVARCGKHIEDFYKEKSKTNPQFMFLSGGDGCKYYMRKLWEHQQKYVGQQRPDSAKSKTSEKLTAENRGRILGERPLDRSTKLHSPSLSAKEAVQLQSNLVDTFVKPISLDALPESEKPFSNDPAKQARFEQFLKDKYKGGLRSANVAPTSTMSEADRARERLDFEAVAEAIEKGKGKKVIDHSSLFSLPGMNEQRFVAATQVESSVVPQDEKPIYPRREQFEWRPLPILCKRFDIVDPFMGKPMPVQRPRTKIDNLIFMTESNKGTKDEVESSSRSSQHASMEGITEVESQGTANDPDIELSSMQRPVDLYKMKFLIINQWIH, encoded by the exons ATGGGGGCCGACAGCGACGACGAGGATCTCGTGATCTACGGGACGCCCATcgagcgggaggaggacacCTCCGCCCGCAAGCGCCGGGCCGTCGCCGAGGCCGGCCAGCTCCGCGCTCTCCCCGCCTGGAAGCAGGAG GTGAGGgatgaggaaggaagaagaagatttcaTGGTGCATTTACTGGAGGCTTCTCTGCTGGCTTTTACAATACTGTTGGCTCAAAAGAGG GGTGGACTCCACAAACATTTACATCGTCACGAAAGAATAGAGCTGAGGTGAAAAAGCAAAGCATACACAGTTTTCTTGATGAGGAAGATATAAAG GATATGGGTGGTAGTGCTTTGGAGACATCTCAGCAGTATGATACGTTTGGTTTTACAGCTGCAGAATACGCTCGAAAACAAGCATCCAAGGAACAAAAAGAGAG ACCATCTGCTATACCAGGTCCCATACCTGATGAATTGGTGGCCCCCACTACAAATTCAATTG GTGTGACATTGCTATTGAAAATGGGTTGGCGCCAAGGACGCTCCATCAGGGACTCACATGCTGATTCCTTATATG AATCACGCAGGAATGCTAGAAAAGCTTTTCTTGCTCTCTCTGGGTCCAAAAATGATGAGGATCAAGATCAAAGTTCCGGCAAGCCTAGCTTAGATCAAGCTGTTGTGGGGTCAACCGAGGAAATGCGTGTATCTGGAAATACACCT GTCTACGTGCTTCATCCAAAGCAGGATTTGCATGGATTAGGTTATGATCCATTCAAGCATGCTCCTGAGTTTAGAG ACAGAAAAACATTACAGAAGTCAAGAGATAGGGACCACAAAAGAAATGATGTTTCAATGAGGGGAAGTCTTCTGACTTCTAACT CAGGACATTATGCACCTGGCTTTGGGATTGGAGCGCTCGAAGAGCTTGATGTTGAAGATGAAGATATTTATGCATCAG GTTTTGCTTATGAACAAACTGAAGTGGACATTGAACCTTCAAAAACAGCCAGCGACAGTAATTACAAACTTGATAACAGAAAAAGAGGTTTCTACCTGAGCTTTAAGATTGCCTCAAATTCTGAGTACAAACTTGAAAG ATTCCTTCCTCCTGAGATTCCAGATGATTTTGATGCTCGACACAAGTTTCCAACTCCAGTTCAGTCTGCAGAGAAGTTTTATGATTCAGCTCCTCTTGAGGTTCCTCCTCCAGAAGACACTAGCTTGACGCTATTGATTGAGGGTTGTGCAGCTATGGTTGCACGTTGTGGGAAACATATTGAAGATTTCTACAAGGAGAAAAGTAAGACAAACCCTCAGTTCATGTTCCTTAGTGGAGGAGATGGCTGTAAATATTATATGAGAAAGTTATGGGAGCATCAGCAAAAATATGTTGGTCAGCAAAGACCTGATTCTGCAAAGTCAAAGACTTCTGAAAAATTGACAGCAGAGAATCGTGGGAGAATTCTTGGCGAAAGGCCTCTTGATAGAAGTACCAAATTACATAGCCCATCGCTTTCTGCGAAGGAAGCAGTTCAACTGCAATCTAATCTCGTTGACACATTTGTCAAGCCAATATCCCTT GATGCCCTACCAGAGTCTGAGAAGCCTTTTAGCAATGATCCTGCCAAACAAGCTAGGTTTGAGCAATTTCTTAAAGATAAGTATAAGGGAGGTCTACGCTCTGCAAATGTTGCACCTACAAGTACTATGTCAGAGGCTGATCGCGCTCGAGAAAGGCTTGATTTTGAGGCTGTTGCAGAGGCAATTGAAAAGGGGAAGGGGAAAAAGGTTATTGATCATTCATCATTGTTCTCTTTGCCTGGAATGAATGAGCAACGTTTTGTTGCGGCGACTCAAGTAGAG AGCTCTGTAGTGCCTCAAGATGAGAAGCCCATATATCCACGAAGGGAGCAGTTTGAATGGCGGCCTTTACCAATACTGTGCAAACGTTTTGATATCGTTGACCCTTTCATGGGGAAG CCAATGCCTGTTCAAAGACCAAGAACGAAGATAGACAACCTTATCTTTATGACAGAATCAAACAAGGGAACAAAGGACGAAGTGGAGAGCTCAAGCAGGAGTtcacagcatgcttccatggAAGGGATAACAGAGGTTGAGTCACAGGGAACTGCTAATGACCCTGACATTGAGCTTAGCAGCATGCAAAGACCTGTTGATCTTTACAAG ATGAAATTCTTAATAATCAACCAGTGGATCCACTGA
- the LOC101765400 gene encoding G patch domain-containing protein TGH homolog isoform X1 yields MGADSDDEDLVIYGTPIEREEDTSARKRRAVAEAGQLRALPAWKQEVRDEEGRRRFHGAFTGGFSAGFYNTVGSKEGWTPQTFTSSRKNRAEVKKQSIHSFLDEEDIKDMGGSALETSQQYDTFGFTAAEYARKQASKEQKERPSAIPGPIPDELVAPTTNSIGVTLLLKMGWRQGRSIRDSHADSLYESRRNARKAFLALSGSKNDEDQDQSSGKPSLDQAVVGSTEEMRVSGNTPVYVLHPKQDLHGLGYDPFKHAPEFRDRKTLQKSRDRDHKRNDVSMRGSLLTSNSGHYAPGFGIGALEELDVEDEDIYASGFAYEQTEVDIEPSKTASDSNYKLDNRKRGFYLSFKIASNSEYKLERFLPPEIPDDFDARHKFPTPVQSAEKFYDSAPLEVPPPEDTSLTLLIEGCAAMVARCGKHIEDFYKEKSKTNPQFMFLSGGDGCKYYMRKLWEHQQKYVGQQRPDSAKSKTSEKLTAENRGRILGERPLDRSTKLHSPSLSAKEAVQLQSNLVDTFVKPISLDALPESEKPFSNDPAKQARFEQFLKDKYKGGLRSANVAPTSTMSEADRARERLDFEAVAEAIEKGKGKKVIDHSSLFSLPGMNEQRFVAATQVESSVVPQDEKPIYPRREQFEWRPLPILCKRFDIVDPFMGKPMPVQRPRTKIDNLIFMTESNKGTKDEVESSSRSSQHASMEGITEVESQGTANDPDIELSSMQRPVDLYKAIFSDDSDDDADEILNNQPVDPLKTSEGANMALNRLVAEDFLESLGKELGLEVPPERPNVLSRPETLAAAGASGSPQYERITTALAEVKESQSSFGMVQVGNANQDAPLASAEKLALKYEKQENRTEENRSRDMHRQSQNHSPRSDSSSERHRSRKRRSHHHSWDGTPESDSASERHRNRRSKSHSRHRKGRSRTPETDSRSDTKHERKRKEKRHHRTCTSDSDSSDHEHKERYKSSSRRSSDKDRSRKHSRHHKHRRKDHEDYS; encoded by the exons ATGGGGGCCGACAGCGACGACGAGGATCTCGTGATCTACGGGACGCCCATcgagcgggaggaggacacCTCCGCCCGCAAGCGCCGGGCCGTCGCCGAGGCCGGCCAGCTCCGCGCTCTCCCCGCCTGGAAGCAGGAG GTGAGGgatgaggaaggaagaagaagatttcaTGGTGCATTTACTGGAGGCTTCTCTGCTGGCTTTTACAATACTGTTGGCTCAAAAGAGG GGTGGACTCCACAAACATTTACATCGTCACGAAAGAATAGAGCTGAGGTGAAAAAGCAAAGCATACACAGTTTTCTTGATGAGGAAGATATAAAG GATATGGGTGGTAGTGCTTTGGAGACATCTCAGCAGTATGATACGTTTGGTTTTACAGCTGCAGAATACGCTCGAAAACAAGCATCCAAGGAACAAAAAGAGAG ACCATCTGCTATACCAGGTCCCATACCTGATGAATTGGTGGCCCCCACTACAAATTCAATTG GTGTGACATTGCTATTGAAAATGGGTTGGCGCCAAGGACGCTCCATCAGGGACTCACATGCTGATTCCTTATATG AATCACGCAGGAATGCTAGAAAAGCTTTTCTTGCTCTCTCTGGGTCCAAAAATGATGAGGATCAAGATCAAAGTTCCGGCAAGCCTAGCTTAGATCAAGCTGTTGTGGGGTCAACCGAGGAAATGCGTGTATCTGGAAATACACCT GTCTACGTGCTTCATCCAAAGCAGGATTTGCATGGATTAGGTTATGATCCATTCAAGCATGCTCCTGAGTTTAGAG ACAGAAAAACATTACAGAAGTCAAGAGATAGGGACCACAAAAGAAATGATGTTTCAATGAGGGGAAGTCTTCTGACTTCTAACT CAGGACATTATGCACCTGGCTTTGGGATTGGAGCGCTCGAAGAGCTTGATGTTGAAGATGAAGATATTTATGCATCAG GTTTTGCTTATGAACAAACTGAAGTGGACATTGAACCTTCAAAAACAGCCAGCGACAGTAATTACAAACTTGATAACAGAAAAAGAGGTTTCTACCTGAGCTTTAAGATTGCCTCAAATTCTGAGTACAAACTTGAAAG ATTCCTTCCTCCTGAGATTCCAGATGATTTTGATGCTCGACACAAGTTTCCAACTCCAGTTCAGTCTGCAGAGAAGTTTTATGATTCAGCTCCTCTTGAGGTTCCTCCTCCAGAAGACACTAGCTTGACGCTATTGATTGAGGGTTGTGCAGCTATGGTTGCACGTTGTGGGAAACATATTGAAGATTTCTACAAGGAGAAAAGTAAGACAAACCCTCAGTTCATGTTCCTTAGTGGAGGAGATGGCTGTAAATATTATATGAGAAAGTTATGGGAGCATCAGCAAAAATATGTTGGTCAGCAAAGACCTGATTCTGCAAAGTCAAAGACTTCTGAAAAATTGACAGCAGAGAATCGTGGGAGAATTCTTGGCGAAAGGCCTCTTGATAGAAGTACCAAATTACATAGCCCATCGCTTTCTGCGAAGGAAGCAGTTCAACTGCAATCTAATCTCGTTGACACATTTGTCAAGCCAATATCCCTT GATGCCCTACCAGAGTCTGAGAAGCCTTTTAGCAATGATCCTGCCAAACAAGCTAGGTTTGAGCAATTTCTTAAAGATAAGTATAAGGGAGGTCTACGCTCTGCAAATGTTGCACCTACAAGTACTATGTCAGAGGCTGATCGCGCTCGAGAAAGGCTTGATTTTGAGGCTGTTGCAGAGGCAATTGAAAAGGGGAAGGGGAAAAAGGTTATTGATCATTCATCATTGTTCTCTTTGCCTGGAATGAATGAGCAACGTTTTGTTGCGGCGACTCAAGTAGAG AGCTCTGTAGTGCCTCAAGATGAGAAGCCCATATATCCACGAAGGGAGCAGTTTGAATGGCGGCCTTTACCAATACTGTGCAAACGTTTTGATATCGTTGACCCTTTCATGGGGAAG CCAATGCCTGTTCAAAGACCAAGAACGAAGATAGACAACCTTATCTTTATGACAGAATCAAACAAGGGAACAAAGGACGAAGTGGAGAGCTCAAGCAGGAGTtcacagcatgcttccatggAAGGGATAACAGAGGTTGAGTCACAGGGAACTGCTAATGACCCTGACATTGAGCTTAGCAGCATGCAAAGACCTGTTGATCTTTACAAG GCTATCTTTTCTGATGACTCAGATGATGATGCAGATGAAATTCTTAATAATCAACCAGTGGATCCACTGAAGACAAGTGAAGGCGCCAACATGGCACTCAATCGGCTTGTTGCTGAGGATTTCCTAGAATCATTGGGTAAAGAACTGGGATTAGAGGTTCCACCGGAAAGACCTAATGTTTTATCTAGACCAGAAACACTTGCAGCTGCTGGTGCAAGTGGCTCACCTCAGTATGAAAGAATAACAACTGCTCTCGCAGAAGTAAAGGAGAGTCAGAGCTCTTTTGGCATGGTGCAAGTTGGCAATGCCAATCAAGATGCTCCATTAGCCAGTGCTGAAAAGCTTGCTTTGAAATATGAGAAGCAGGAGAATAGAACTGAGGAAAACAGGTCTCGCGATATGCATCGGCAAAGCCAGAATCATAGTCCGAGGTCCGATTCATCTAGTGAACGGCATAGGAGTAGGAAAAGAAGATCACATCATCACAGCTGGGATGGGACTCCAGAATCTGACTCTGCTAGTGAACGCCATAGGAACAGGAGAAGTAAGTCTCATTCAAGGCACAGGAAAGGTAGGAGTAGAACTCCGGAAACTGATTCTCGCAGTGACACCAAACATGAGAGAAAACGCAAGGAGAAAAGGCATCACCGAACTTGCACATCTGATAGCGATTCTAGTGATCATGAACACAAGGAAAGATATAaatctagtagtagaagatCATCTGATAAAGACAGAAGCAGAAAGCATTCTAGGCACCACAAGCACAGAAGAAAGGATCATGAAGATTATTCATGA